One window of Bernardetia sp. genomic DNA carries:
- a CDS encoding GRAM domain-containing protein gives MAFQLPKNETLKGKWTFHYHSPAQNKYNGVLYLTNKNLYFKGNFQIENLSVSAIEGGFVIPLTEINAMATQKVMLLFNQLHIQMKDKEVHIFDRGILPVKSIMKMIEEQKR, from the coding sequence ATGGCTTTTCAACTTCCAAAAAACGAAACTCTAAAGGGAAAATGGACTTTTCATTATCATTCTCCTGCCCAAAACAAATACAATGGTGTATTGTATCTGACAAATAAAAATCTATATTTCAAAGGCAATTTTCAGATAGAAAACCTTAGTGTAAGTGCGATTGAAGGTGGGTTTGTGATTCCCCTAACAGAAATAAACGCAATGGCAACTCAAAAAGTAATGTTACTTTTTAATCAGCTTCATATCCAAATGAAAGATAAAGAAGTACATATTTTTGATAGGGGAATTTTGCCTGTAAAGAGCATTATGAAAATGATAGAAGAACAGAAAAGGTAG